From one Chiloscyllium plagiosum isolate BGI_BamShark_2017 unplaced genomic scaffold, ASM401019v2 scaf_14101, whole genome shotgun sequence genomic stretch:
- the LOC122546451 gene encoding zinc-binding protein A33-like, producing the protein MSKHKYIDFFALSSPNPTSSSHRPRPPPPAPASLTLDLDTANPWLLVSEDHTSVRLGDKEQEVPDIPQRFDRGAFVLGSVGFTSGRHYWQVEVANKSWWGVGLASESAPRKGEIDPTPESGFWTVWLFPRQGWVARTAPSLTPLGLDASPRKVGVLLDYGAGQVSFYNADNMSHVHTYTHPFTGRLYPFFCPGPNKDGSNSAPLSICGARGQ; encoded by the coding sequence tcgctctctcttcccccaaccccacctcctcctCACACCGCCCCCGCCCCCCGCCTCCAGCCCCTGCCTCGCTAACTCTGGACCTAGACACGGCTAACCCTTGGCTCCTGGTTTCCGAGGACCACACCAGTGTGAGGCTGGGGGATAAAGAGCAGGAGGTACCCGATATCCCGCAGAGGTTTGACCGCGGAGCGTTTGTGCTTGGCTCAGTGGGGTTCACGTCCGGCAGGCACTACTGGCAGGTGGAGGTGGCCAACAAGAGCTGGTGGGGAGTGGGGCTGGCCTCAGAGTCTGCGCCCAGGAAGGGCGAGATTGACCCCACGCCCGAGAGCGGCTTCTGGACCGTCTGGCTGTTCCCCCGGCAGGGCTGGGTGGCCCGTACTGCCCCGTCGCTGACCCCCCTCGGCCTGGACGCCAGCCCCAGGAAGGTGGGAGTCCTCCTGGACTACGGGGCTGGGCAGGTCTCGTTCTACAATGCGGACAACATGTCCCATGTCCACACCTACACCCACCCCTTCACCGGGAGGCTGTACCCCTTCTTCTGCCCCGGACCCAACAAGGACGGGTCCAACTCGGCCCCCCTGAGCATCTGCGGTGCCAGAGGTCAATAA